Genomic segment of Synechococcus sp. A18-25c:
GAAGGTTTTCCACGTTTTCCCCAACGCCTATTACGGCTGTATGGATAGTTTTTCTAGAAATCAAAAACAGCCCGTAGACAGGCAAACGAAAAACCAGGCACCAGGCCCATTGCGCTTCGTCCAACCCTGTGAAACCGTGGAAGCCTTGAAGCGCTCCAGCGAACAGCCTCGCCATGAAACTGGTTTGTTCCCAGTCGGAACTCAACGCGGCGCTCCAATTGGTCAGTCGTGCCGTTGCATCGCGCCCGACCCATCCAGTCCTGGCGAATGTGCTCCTAACCGCTGATGCCGGCACTGACAGGCTCAGCCTGACGGGATTTGATCTCAACCTCGGCATCCAGACGTCGTTGACCGCGTCTGTGGAAACCAGCGGTGCTGTCACGCTTCCAGCTCGACTGTTCGTTGAGATTGTCTCCCGCCTATCGAGTGATTCCCCGATCACACTCTCCACGGATGAGTCGGGTGAGCAGGTGGAACTCACCAGCCTCAGCGGCAGCTACCAGATGCGTGGCATGCCGGCCGACGATTTCCCCGATCTGCCTTTGGTCGAAAACGGCACGGCTCTCAAACTGGACCCTGCTGCATTGGTGAAAGCGCTTCGCAGCACCCTGTTTGCCAGTAGTTCTGATGAGGCCAAGCAGCTCTTGACCGGTGTGCATCTGCGTTTCGATCGCACCAGCCTCGAGGCGGCCTCCACTGATGGTCACCGGCTGGCCGTGCTCAGCGTGAATGAGGCTCTTCAGGCTCCGCTGGAAGTGGCCGATCCAGGCGCGTCTGATGATGCTGCTTTGGCCGTCACCCTGCCAGCCCGCTCCTTGCGTGAAGTGGAGCGGCTCATGGCCGGTTGGAAAGGCACCGATGCGGTGAGTCTTTTCTGTGAACGCGGACAGGTTGTGGTGCTGGCGGCCGATCAGATGGTGACCAGCCGAACCTTGGAAGGTACGTATCCCAATTACCGCCAGCTCATCCCCGAGTCGTTCACCCGGACCCTTCAGCTCGATCGCCGCGCGTTTGTGGCGTCGCTGGAACGCATTGCTGTCTTGGCAGATCAGCACAACAACGTGGTGCGCATCAGTAGTGATCCATCCAAAGGTCTTGTGCAGATCACTGCTGATGCTCAAGACGTTGGCAGTGGTTCTGAATCGCTGCCTGCTGACATCGAAGGTGAACCGATGCAGATCGCTTTCAACGTGCGCTACGTGCTGGATGGACTGAAGGCCATGGATGCCGACCGAATCCGCCTGCAGTGCAATGCACCCACGACACCGGCCATCCTCTCGCCTGCGGATGATGGTTCTGGATTGACCTACCTCGTGATGCCTGTTCAGATTCGGACCTGACCTTGGCGCTGCCTGATCCCCTGCTGCTCAGTGATTTGCTGCGCCACCGTGTGCGTTGTGATCAGGGGCTCGACCATGGCGTCGGGGTCATGGCCTGGATGCACCCACCTGTGCATCGATTGCTCGGCTGGGTCAGTCGTCCGTCGGCCCTCCGCAATGCGCGGGCTGTCTGGCGTCTCGATCAGTGTCGCGGCTTGGGTGATCAGCAGGTGTTCGTGAAGGGATCACCTGCTGAAACCGATCAGCTCACCTTGGAGCGGTTGCCGACGCTGCTGGATGCCGATCTTCTCGATGTGGAGGGTCAACGACTGGGCCAGGTGGCGGATTTGGCTTTTGTGCCCTCCACGGGAAAAATTCTCCATTATTTGGTCTCGCGTAGTGATCCTCGATTGCCCGGCAGCAGTCGTTGGCGGTTGACTCCTAATCGCATCATCGATCAGCAACCCGGATTGGTGTCCACAGGCATTCGCAATCTCGATGATCTTCCCCAGGCCCGGGCGAGTGTTCGTCAAGATCTGGTGCGGCGCTCTCGCCATTGGCGAGATCAGCTTCAGCACCTTGGTGATCGTGCTGGTGAACGATTGGAGGGTTGGCTGGAAGAACCACCCTGGGATGACGAGCCAGCACCCGCACAGGTGTCCCGCGACGAAGAGTCTGATCCCATGGGTGATCCAGATCTCCCAGATCCCTTGGAGGATTGGGACGATTCCGATTGGCCCCAACAGCAGGAACGAGTGGGGGATCGCCGAGGGGATCGCGACGAAGATCCCTGGGTCTGAGCTGAGCGGTGTGAAGCCGGCCGTCGGCAACACTGGGAAGAGATGACCTGTTGACTGTGACCCAGTCTTCTTCCGTGGCTGAGGCCTTCGATGTCGCCGCCGCCCTCCGTCAGGAAGGGCTCACGCAGCAGGATTACGCCGAAATTCAGCGACGCTTGGGACGCGATCCCAACCGTGCTGAATTGGGCATGTTCGGTGTGATGTGGTCTGAGCATTGCTGCTACCGCAATTCCAGGCCTCTCCTTAGTGGCTTTCCCACGGAAGGACCTCGCATCCTTGTCGGTCCTGGTGAGAATGCCGGTGTCGTTGATCTCGGTGGCGGCCATCGCCTGGCGTTCAAGATCGAGAGTCACAATCACCCTTCAGCGGTTGAACCCTTCCAGGGGGCTGCAACCGGAGTTGGCGGCATCTTGCGAGACATCTTCACGATGGGCGCTCGGCCGATTGCGCTGTTGAATGCGTTGCGCTTCGGTCCTCTGGAGGATCCCGCCAATGTGGGCTTGATGCAGGGGGTTGTGGCCGGGATCGCCCACTACGGCAATTGCGTCGGTGTTCCCACCGTGGGGGGGGAGGTGGCCTTTGATCCTTCTTACAACGGCAATCCACTGGTCAATGCCATGGCCCTGGGTCTGATGGAGACCGAGGACATCGTCAAATCTGGGGCCTCTGGCGTCGGCAATCCCGTTGTGTACGTCGGCAGCACGACAGGGCGCGATGGCATGGGGGGAGCCAGTTTTGCTAGCGCTGAGCTCAGTTCCGCTTCGCTTGACGATCGACCCGCTGTGCAGGTGGGTGATCCGTTTCTGGAAAAGGGATTGATCGAAGCTTGTTTGGAGGCGTTTCAGAGCGGTGACGTGGTGGCTGCTCAGGACATGGGTGCAGCTGGCCTCACCTGCAGCTGTTCCGAGATGGCGGCCAAAGGTGATGTGGGTGTGGAGCTTGATCTCGACAAGGTGCCGGCGCGCGAGGAGGGGATGACGGCTTACGAGTATTTGCTCTCTGAATCCCAGGAGCGGATGCTGTTCGTGGTCCGTGCTGGCCGCGAGGAGCCTTTGATGGAGCGCTTCCGTCGCTGGGGTCTTCAGGCTGCAGTTGTGGGCCGTGTTCTGGCGGAGCCTGTGGTTCGCGTGCTGCAACACGGTGAGGTGGCGGCAGAGGTGCCATCGCGTGCTCTGGCAGAAGACACGCCGATCAATCATCACGACCTCTTGCAGGAGCCGCCCGCTGACATTCAAGAGCTCTGGCGCTGGTCTGAAGTGGATCTTCCCTGCCCTTCTCAGGGCCATGACTGGGGGCAAGAGTTGCTGCGTCTTTTGGATGATCCCACCATTGCGAGTAAGCGTTGGGTGCATCGTCAGTACGACCAGCAGGTGCTGGCGAACACCGTGGTGTCTTCAGGGGCTGCCGATGCTGCCGTGGTGCGGCTCCGCCCTCAGCAGGGCGAAGGCTCCCTTGAGGCGTCTCAACGCGGTGTGGCGGCGACGGTCGACTGTCCTAACCGCTGGGTCGCTCTCGATCCCGAACGAGGCGCGCAGGCAGCTGTGGCGGAAGCCGCGCGCAATCTCAGTTGCGTTGGTGCCGAACCGCTGGCGGTCACCGACAACCTCAACTTCCCTTCCCCTGAAACACCCAAGGGGTATTGGCAGCTGGCCAAAGCCTGTCGAGGCATTTCCGATGCCTGTCGAGCGTTGAACACCCCCGTTACCGGTGGCAATGTTTCTCTCTACAACGAGACCAAACAGGATGATGGCAGCTTGAAGCCCATTCATCCCACACCTGTGATCGGCATGGTTGGTGGCGTCGATGACATCAGCACCGTGACCGGGCTGGGTTGGCGCAAAGCCGGGGATCCTGTGTATCTCTTGGGTGTACCCACGGCCGATGGTGAGTCCAGCACCCTGGGTTTGGCCGGCAGCGCTTATCAACAGCTGGCTATCGGCCGCCTGGCTGGTCGTCCGCCCGAGACGGATTTCAATTTAGAAGCACGCGTAGGAGGGTTGGTGCGCGACGCCATCGCCCGAGGATTGCTTGCCTCGGCCCATGACTGCAGCGATGGCGGCTTGAGCGTCGCTTTGGCTGAATCCTCGATGGCTTCTGAGTACGGGATCAGCGCTGATCTTGCTGCCGGCGGTGTTCGGATGGACCGGTTGTTGTTCGGCGAAGGCGGTTGCCGCGTCG
This window contains:
- the dnaN gene encoding DNA polymerase III subunit beta, translating into MKLVCSQSELNAALQLVSRAVASRPTHPVLANVLLTADAGTDRLSLTGFDLNLGIQTSLTASVETSGAVTLPARLFVEIVSRLSSDSPITLSTDESGEQVELTSLSGSYQMRGMPADDFPDLPLVENGTALKLDPAALVKALRSTLFASSSDEAKQLLTGVHLRFDRTSLEAASTDGHRLAVLSVNEALQAPLEVADPGASDDAALAVTLPARSLREVERLMAGWKGTDAVSLFCERGQVVVLAADQMVTSRTLEGTYPNYRQLIPESFTRTLQLDRRAFVASLERIAVLADQHNNVVRISSDPSKGLVQITADAQDVGSGSESLPADIEGEPMQIAFNVRYVLDGLKAMDADRIRLQCNAPTTPAILSPADDGSGLTYLVMPVQIRT
- a CDS encoding RNA methyltransferase, with the translated sequence MALPDPLLLSDLLRHRVRCDQGLDHGVGVMAWMHPPVHRLLGWVSRPSALRNARAVWRLDQCRGLGDQQVFVKGSPAETDQLTLERLPTLLDADLLDVEGQRLGQVADLAFVPSTGKILHYLVSRSDPRLPGSSRWRLTPNRIIDQQPGLVSTGIRNLDDLPQARASVRQDLVRRSRHWRDQLQHLGDRAGERLEGWLEEPPWDDEPAPAQVSRDEESDPMGDPDLPDPLEDWDDSDWPQQQERVGDRRGDRDEDPWV
- the purL gene encoding phosphoribosylformylglycinamidine synthase subunit PurL: MTQSSSVAEAFDVAAALRQEGLTQQDYAEIQRRLGRDPNRAELGMFGVMWSEHCCYRNSRPLLSGFPTEGPRILVGPGENAGVVDLGGGHRLAFKIESHNHPSAVEPFQGAATGVGGILRDIFTMGARPIALLNALRFGPLEDPANVGLMQGVVAGIAHYGNCVGVPTVGGEVAFDPSYNGNPLVNAMALGLMETEDIVKSGASGVGNPVVYVGSTTGRDGMGGASFASAELSSASLDDRPAVQVGDPFLEKGLIEACLEAFQSGDVVAAQDMGAAGLTCSCSEMAAKGDVGVELDLDKVPAREEGMTAYEYLLSESQERMLFVVRAGREEPLMERFRRWGLQAAVVGRVLAEPVVRVLQHGEVAAEVPSRALAEDTPINHHDLLQEPPADIQELWRWSEVDLPCPSQGHDWGQELLRLLDDPTIASKRWVHRQYDQQVLANTVVSSGAADAAVVRLRPQQGEGSLEASQRGVAATVDCPNRWVALDPERGAQAAVAEAARNLSCVGAEPLAVTDNLNFPSPETPKGYWQLAKACRGISDACRALNTPVTGGNVSLYNETKQDDGSLKPIHPTPVIGMVGGVDDISTVTGLGWRKAGDPVYLLGVPTADGESSTLGLAGSAYQQLAIGRLAGRPPETDFNLEARVGGLVRDAIARGLLASAHDCSDGGLSVALAESSMASEYGISADLAAGGVRMDRLLFGEGGCRVVVSVKSECVQAWESLVDAVEELPITPIGVVIDQPSLIIKVDQTPCLDLTLQQCRDAHAMALPRRIEADAEVAK